A DNA window from Salarias fasciatus chromosome 23 unlocalized genomic scaffold, fSalaFa1.1 super_scaffold_20, whole genome shotgun sequence contains the following coding sequences:
- the LOC115383821 gene encoding SLAIN motif-containing protein 1-like yields the protein MEAAVLVMPEVECKSLSAELEVKKLQELVRKLERQNEQLRTRSSGPAPGSAAGLCLPGPLPALLCQASRGGFAPPEEPFDYFQPHGAAAAGEEEAEPGPSVLDELELLDLDGVDGSDETWLYVAPGGREAARDCLSPQQWCRQVLDSPRSEVEAARRSLSLRLEQVSRWRSSLSSPAPSTPSSSSPGPPLSRVSPVPASPSHRPERPAPSHSSPLHPAFHRTLSPIGKELSPVAERTPTFLPHPPARSRSLRGCAVSPQSSVDSDLGASEAEDDSIALGYKLQDLTDVQVMARLQEESLRQDLASVSSVLAGRRSQSFTFQLSQLSAGPGLEEEDEEEDDEDYGLLPPPPPRLTRLPHSHTFSSMRDWRRSSSSLYTPPSTPCTPPCPSAGFAFQAAAVAAAAGSPCPAEPQPAFRPGSADSDNKLRRSMPNLVRAPSMPSVPVPANPSASPSLLRNSQSFDSCGGLARLQSSIPSPGQLQHRVQSVGNFSSLSRQPLKATAYVSPTIKGSSCPSPSPSAGGAANSGIPLLSKPAGASASAPRSGLPRPASFVAATSSAPRGKAVQSTRSLLTPPKSLSALSALRDGAWRDGCY from the exons ATGGAGGCGGCCGTGCTGGTCATGCCGGAGGTGGAGTGTAAGAGCCTGAGCGCCgagctggaggtgaagaagctgcaggagctggtTCGGAAGCTGGAGCGGCAGAACGAGCAGCTGCGGACCCGGAGCTCCGGACCGGCGCCGGGCTCCGCCGCCGGCCTCTGCCTGCCCGGCCCGCTGCCCGCGCTGCTCTGCCAGGCGTCCCGGGGGGGCTTCGCTCCCCCGGAGGAGCCCTTCGACTACTTCCAGCCGcacggagccgccgccgccggggaaGAGGAGGCCGAGCCCGGGCCGTCGGTTCTGGACGAGCTGGAGCTCCTGGACCTGGACGGTGTGGACGGCTCGGATGAGACCTG gTTGTACGTGGCCCCCGGGGGCCGAGAGGCGGCCCGGGACTGCCTGTCCCCTCAGCAGTGGTGCCGCCAGGTCCTGGACAGTCCCAGGTCCGAGGTGGAGGCCGCCCGGCGCTCACTGTCACTACGACTGGAacaag TGTCCAGGTGGCGTAGCTCCCTgtccagccccgccccctccaccccctcctcctcctctcccgggCCTCCTCTGAGCCGAGTGTCTCCCGTCCCGGCGTCTCCGTCCCACAGACCCGAGAGGCCCG CTCCATCCCACTCCTCCCCGCTCCACCCGGCCTTCCATCGGACCCTGAGCCCCATCGGGAAGGAGCTCTCCCCCGTAGCCGAGAGGACGCCCACCTTCCTCCCCCACCCGCCGGCTCGCAG ccgCAGCCTGCGCGGCTGCGCCGTCAGCCCGCAGTCGTCGGTGGACAGCGACCTGGGAGCGTcggaggcggaggacgactcCATCGCTCTGGGCTACAAGCTGCAGGACCTGACGGACGTCCAGGTGATGgcccggctgcaggaggaga GTCTCCGGCAGGACCTGGCCAGCGTGTCGTCCGTCCTGGCCGGCCGCCGCAGCCAGAGCTTCACCTTCCAGCTCAGCCAGCTCAGCGCCGGCCCcggcctggaggaggaagacgaggaggaggacgacgaagACTACggcctgctgccgccgccgccgccgcgcctcaCGCGCCTGCCGCACTCCCACACCTTCTCCAGCATGCGAGACTGgcgaagaagcagcagctccctgtACACCCCTCCTTCCACCCCCTGCACGCCGCCCTGCCCTTCCGCTGGGTTCGCCTTTCAGGCGGCGGCggtcgcggcggcggcgggcagcCCGTGTCCGGCCGAGCCGCAGCCGGCCTTCAGGCCAGGATCGG CCGATTCTGACA ATAAGCTGCGGAGGAGCATGCCTAACCTTGTGagagctcccagcatgccgagcGTGCCCGTCCCCGCCAATCCCAGCGCCTCCCCTTCGCTGCTTCGTAACAGCCAGAGCTTCGACTCGTGCGGCGGCCTGGCGAGACTGCAGTCCTCCA TTCCCTCCCCGGGCCAGCTCCAGCACCGGGTCCAGAGCGTGGGGAACTTCTCCTCGTTGTCACGGCAGCCGCTGAAAGCCACGGCGTACGTCAGCCCCACCATCAAGGGCTCGTCCTGCCCGTCGCCGTCGCCGTCCGCCGGCGGGGCGGCCAACAGCGGCATCCCGCTCCTCAGTAAACCGGCGGGGGCGTCCGCCTCGGCCCCCCGCAGCGGCCTCCCCCGCCCCGCCTCCTTCGTGGCCGCCACAAGCTCCGCCCCCCGCGGCAAGGCGGTCCAATCAACACGAAG TTTACTGACGCCTCCGAAGAGCCTGTCCGCCCTCAGCGCCCTGCGGGACGGCGCCTGGAGGGACGGCTGCTACTGA